In Phoenix dactylifera cultivar Barhee BC4 unplaced genomic scaffold, palm_55x_up_171113_PBpolish2nd_filt_p 000267F, whole genome shotgun sequence, a genomic segment contains:
- the LOC103720710 gene encoding inactive protein RESTRICTED TEV MOVEMENT 2-like: MDTSKSPTPNYQDVDPEFEWSQQEGSYTLRVHLPGFKRENLRVQLDDDGNLMTSGEQPLDSIRRIRFNKVFKIPEDCNVDGIHAKFENGVLYVIHPKVKTTRLADDSQRGPSPVAKPAEAETQPAAGQQQEERKSSELVDTAQKDAEKIAEKEKDRTAGPARNGKVAGDVRGDEGTDNGIKAVDEGRMEPKPEHVTAEGVGAASVAETVRYDNGRPLGDPTKPMQPLWNVAAAILVLACLAMYMAYKLGKASR, translated from the exons ATGGATACCAGCAAATCACCAACACCCAACTATCAAGACGTCGATCCCGAATTTGAATGGTCTCAACAGGAAGGATCCTACACTCTTCGCGTCCATCTCCCAG GGTTCAAAAGGGAGAACCTCCGTGTGCAGTTGGACGACGACGGCAACCTGATGACGAGCGGCGAGCAACCACTCGACAGCATTCGGAGGATCCGGTTCAACAAGGTATTCAAGATCCCAGAGGACTGCAACGTGGATGGCATCCATGCCAAGTTCGAGAACGGAGTCCTTTACGTGATCCACCCGAAAGTGAAGACCACCAGACTAGCTGATGATTCCCAGCGTGGGCCATCACCGGTGGCTAAGCCGGCCGAGGCCGAGACACAACCAGCGGCTGGGCAGCAGCAAGAAGAGCGAAAGAGCAGCGAGTTGGTGGATACTGCTCAAAAGGATGCGGAGAAGATCGCGGAGAAAGAGAAGGATCGCACCGCCGGGCCTGCACGAAACGGAAAGGTTGCGGGCGATGTTAGGGGCGACGAGGGTACCGACAACGGTATTAAAGCGGTTGATGAGGGGAGAATGGAGCCAAAGCCAGAGCACGTGACGGCAGAAGGTGTCGGTGCCGCAAGCGTGGCGGAGACGGTGAGATATGATAACGGTAGACCTTTGGGGGATCCTACGAAGCCAATGCAGCCGCTGTGGAATGTTGCTGCGGCTATCCTGGTGCTGGCGTGCCTTGCGATGTATATGGCCTATAAGCTCGGGAAGGCCTCGCGCTGA